The following coding sequences are from one Dermacentor silvarum isolate Dsil-2018 chromosome 4, BIME_Dsil_1.4, whole genome shotgun sequence window:
- the LOC119448994 gene encoding histone H1-gamma, late-like, giving the protein MPSRQQASHHGQPPQGVVHGERVHWRAEGAQRVVAAGMREEKQRREHYVTQRGVKKANGDKNAAEKSASTRYTYKKSTTKSLKKGAAKKAEPAKKPMAEEKVSLPKKPKKPAAKKPVTPKKTPKN; this is encoded by the exons ATGCCGAGCAGGCAACAAGCCTCACACCACGGCCAGCCACCCCAAGGTGTCGTGCATGGTGAACGCGTCCATTGGCGAGCTGAGGGAGCGCAGAGGGTCGTCGCTGCTGGCATGCGGGAAGAAAAACagaggagggagcattacgtcacgcagag AGGTGTGAAGAAGGCCAACGGAGACAAGAATGCAGCCGAGAAGTCCGCAAGCACCAGGTATACTTACAAGAAGTCCACGACGAAGTCTCTCAAGAAGGGGGCGGCCAAGAAGGCCGAACCAGCAAAGAAGCCAATGGCCGAGGAGAAGGTGTCGCTGCCCAAGAAACCCAAGAAGCCGGCGGCCAAGAAACCGGTCACTCCCAAGAAGACACCCAAGAACTAA